accgctGATAATGCttatttttaccggcggttcaACAAAATCGtcggtaaattttttttcccggCGGTTAAAAACTGCCGGTAATATTTTCCGACGGACATATTTTCGGCAGATTAAATTACCGCCGGTAAaagttttaccggcggtttttttactttttccggcAATTTTTTAACCGTCGGAAAAAGTCAACCATCTTGTAGtgttatatatttgtaaaaagTTTAATTGGTGAAAAAAAGGCTAAACTTAGGGTTTTCACTTGTCGCTGTTGTGGTTCCACAGCTTGATCCCTGACGATTGCATGGTAAATCTTCTTCTCTCgacctttttcttcttccatttccttaaTCTGCAAATCTGTGTTTTTCTTCACTTCTTCCTTTTTCATAGTTTTTCTTCCCTCTCCTAAATTCTCTATTAATGCCTCTTCCTTCTCTTGTAAAAGATATCCAACGGTGTTTAAATTTTGATCCATACCAAAAAATTTGATCTGCACTAATTGATCAAATCCAATACTGAGTGGACCTCGATTAAGTCCTTAGTCCTGGTGTTGGAGATGACCAGTTTTTGATCCAACACTAGTCCAGGAATAAAAATCAGTTgagaatataaataataatttattttaaactattatttataataatactacatattaataaattcGTTGAGAGTTATTAGTAGGAACGTCTAATTTGTTTATTGTTTAGTTTGCTTTATGGAGTTGCAAGTTAAATTTAGAATGTTGCATTATTTTGattcttatttaaatattttttataaaaattgttgtctggacaatatatatattttaaatatttatacatttttattaaattttatattgaaaacaaagaagaaaaagagtttAGACAAGTTAGGGCCAAACCAGTCTAGTCTCAACTCTAATTGTTGTGATATTGGCTCCGAAATTTTTAGAAAGTCTGGTCCTAAGCTGCctcaatttaaaatcaataaaaatgaataaacaCACTTCTAAAGCGGTCCAAAGCTCATACTCAGGCAAAAGTTCTAACATCTCCAAACAAAAGCTACAACATCTTTACTTCGATTTGATCTTCAATAGACTTACCGATCGCTGATTTGGGTAAGGGACCTTGGGAAGAGGATCTAAAAGCATCGCCCCTTGTTTTTTGTGTGAAAAAGCAATAACAACACCTTGagaagcctttttttttttaatttatataaattaatatatgtaatatttatatgtataatattttgcatatatatataatatttttctaaaaatatatttttagaaaaaaatggattttctaAACACAATTGTGtcaaatttatgtatatattagttaaggattagaaaatatatttttgtaatttaaaaaaatattttttataattgtgatatatttggaaaaaaaatgttttttagtttataactagatttcaaattttaacaaaaatatatataaagtttagataaagagagaagagaactctaagaaaaaaataattaatttacattgAGAATTTTAACAATAGGGGTGGCCTTGAGGGGACAGAGGAAATCCAATTAACTCTAATTCCTATTTGGGTAAATTGATGGATGTTGTCtctgttaaaaattaaaaaaaattcaaaaacaaaataaattatatgggGTGCTATGTATGTGACTCAAATTATAAGAGATATAACGAAACTTTTCCAATGCAAAATTAAGAGACGTGGCTTTGATTGGAATGTAGGTTGTGGCAACGTAATAAAGCATGGCATCAACTAATTCATTACAAGCTCATTATGATGCCAAGCTCGATTTCATAGACTGCATGGTCACTCGTCTTGGTAATTAAGCTCTCAAGTCATTAATAATTAGTTGGTTAATTAATTTGCGGCATCATGCATTTTCTCCTTAATTATTGTTTACCTTTCTTAATTTTTGTAGCTGACCGAGACTACACAAGGCGTGTCCTACCAAACCAATTCTCCCCTGAAGGGAATCATCAACCTGCGCCTCCCATTCAAGGtacattttcattaatttgaaGAATGTGGAAAAtactaaacaaaaacaaagaacgcagacaattttagaaatttgatttcaatgttaactgtgaatattattattaattgtctTTAATGAGATAAGATTGTTAGTTTAAATATGTATACTTTTAGTCAAGTATAAATAGATTTTTGATTACAATGATATTAATTGTCTTTTAGATTGTTGTCATAATCTAAATTGTGTTGGACCTAATCCATAATCAGGTAGAGATAGGTAAGATTTCTATACCTAGTTCAAATTAAACTACATTAGCGTTGATTTTCTATTAATTGTTTCTCATATTAgatttgttatatataaattctttgttttactttattcctaacaattaattaattatcttgttACCTTTGGGAACAAACGAGACCAAATGATTTGGTGATACCTTAATTATCTTGCACAATGTGCAAgataattaatgatttgttaatGATTTGGTGATACCTTAATAACCTAATTAATTATCTTGTTACCTTTAAGATAGCGTTGATGAGTACTGGAAATACATAGCATTGCACAGAGCTGCTGTAGAAGGCGATTGGGAGAGCGCCAAGAAATTCTTTGAGAAAAACCAATATGCAGTCACTGCAAATATCAACTCGAACTTGGAGAATGCACTGCACGTAGCAGTCCAAGCAAGAAACAAGGGAATCCATGTCGTGAAGAATTTGGTGGAAGAAATGCCGATTGAGGCCCTCGAACATAAAAATGTTTATGGCCAAACTGTACTTAGTTTCGCTGCTATTGTTGGCAACACGTGTGCTGCGGTTATTCTGGTGCGAAAACATCCCCGGCTGTTGTATATTAGCAACAAGTTTAGGCTTCTACCGGTCCACCTGGCCGCCACATATGATCACAAGGAAACTTTCCAATACTTGTCAGTCACTCAAGACGAGCAAGGTGGTGTTAGGCCCTTTGCAGACAGATCCGGGGTTCGCCTTGTTATACAAGTAATATTTTCCGGATACTACGGTGAGAACCTACAACGGTACtctcatgcatgcatgcaaataaatagtaaaacaaataaatatataatgtttCTCTTACAACTGATTTATTTGtttaactatttatatatatatatatatcatatctCTTGTAATGcttgttaatttaatttgttttatcaaGTAGATGAGGCCCTAAAATTGATTGATCGGTATAACTCGCAAAATTACAACTTCCCAAGGGTGATAGTGTTTTATCAACAATTGCTTTGAACGTGTCAGCGTTCCCAAGCGGGAGTCATCTATCCTTCTGGGAAAAAGCTATCTATTATTGTAAGGATATCACTTTCTCAATAAATCCTCTTCCTTCTGTGTTTGCGCAAGCagcttaattatattatattgttttTTATTCAAGGTGTTCCAGTGAAGTTGGACAAGTATGCTAAAGAACGTAGCAGATCTGACATTGAGGACCCAGTACCAAAGCATAATTTGGCTCAAACTCTTGTGCGAAGTTTCTACATTCCAGGTTTAATtgtacaaaaaattaaacaactGCCTACCACAACTAGTATCCAAATTCAGCTTGGATAAAGTAGTTTTCCTAATTGATTTAATTGCATTGATGATAACTTGCAGTAAGCCAAAGACTACAAGCCATGCTTTACAAAGTCTTGGCGTTCTTAGGTAACGTAATTAATTCAACATACACATGGATTTCTAGTTTAATTAGTTGTAACAATTGATTTGGCCGAAATTTAATTACCGCATTAATTCTTGACTTAATTTTGCAACTCTAGTGCCTCTCACATTAAACACATCggggagaaaaaaaaagttcatcATCAGGCAGTTCGGCTGAAATTGTTGTGCCAACAAATTGCAACTCTAAATGACTACAAGGCTTATCAATCAATTGTGAAAGGCCCACTGCTTTCCGCAGCAAAATTAGGAGTTAAAGAGGTGGTGGAAGAAATATTGGGTTCGTTTCCTGATGCAGTTTGGTTTTCAGATGATGAATCTCGTTTTGTATTCGAATTGGCAATTTTACATCGTCAGGAAAAAGTTTTCAACATCATATATCAGATGGATCTATGTAAACATCTCCTGTCCCACCGCTTTGACAAGGAAAAGAACAATATGCTGCACTTAGCGGGGAGACTGGCACCTCCAAGCAGACTAAATCTTTGTCCTGGTGCAGCACTTCAAATGCAACGTGAGTTGCAATGGTTTAAGGTAATTAACtcatttcaatttgatttaatgATTATTTAGAAAAGCATGACTTAGAATCTTACATGCACGACGGTCAATCTTACATTTGAGCTTGCAGATGATAAAAGAAgacaaaacacatttttaattatgCTTCTCATTCAGGAAGTCGAGAAATTTGTGCGACCTCAAAATAAACTGGAGGAAAACAACCATGGAGAAATTCCTGCAATGCTATTTACTAAAGAACACAAGGACCTAGTAAGTGAAGGAGAGGAATGGATGAAAGATGCAGCAAATTCATGCACAATTGTGGCCTCCCgattttctctaaaaaatgtGCATTCATCATCTTTGCCATTTCAAATGCATTATCTTTATTCACATCCGCCACTTCTCTATTGATGTTCTTGTCCATCCTGACTTCAGGCTATGAAGAAAGCGATTTTCTTTATGTTCTTCCCAAGAGgctgataattggtcttgtcaCCTTGTTTCTTTCCATAACAACCATGATGGTAGCCTTCACTGCTACCCTCTATCTTGGGGCGAGCAAATACAAGGAATGGATACTAATTCCTACTGCAGCAGTAGCTAGTGTTCCAATCTATATTTTCACGTCCTTGCAGTTCCCCCTTCTCTTGGATCTAATCAATTCAACATATGGTACcatttttggcaagaaaaatgatCACCCTATTTTCTTAT
The sequence above is a segment of the Diospyros lotus cultivar Yz01 chromosome 7, ASM1463336v1, whole genome shotgun sequence genome. Coding sequences within it:
- the LOC127805631 gene encoding uncharacterized protein LOC127805631, whose amino-acid sequence is MASTNSLQAHYDAKLDFIDCMVTRLADRDYTRRVLPNQFSPEGNHQPAPPIQDSVDEYWKYIALHRAAVEGDWESAKKFFEKNQYAVTANINSNLENALHVAVQARNKGIHVVKNLVEEMPIEALEHKNVYGQTVLSFAAIVGNTCAAVILVRKHPRLLYISNKFRLLPVHLAATYDHKETFQYLSVTQDEQGGVRPFADRSGVRLVIQVIFSGYYGENLQR